In Acidobacteriota bacterium, the genomic window GCGCCACGAGCTGGGGCGGATCCCGTATCGCCACCACGGCAGAGCGAACACAAAGAACAACTGAGGATCAACCGGCTGCAATCTGGAGAACGGTCAGAGTAAGTGGAACGATCAGCGTTTGGAAGAGACAGAGAGAAGATGGAGCGGCGTGAAATTGCAGAATCGCGCTGACGGTGCTGGCCGCCCTGGCGGTCGGCGGACTGATCGGGGCGGGGATCGGCCACGGCCTGTGCCGTCCCATCGCCGGAGTGGCAGTGGCCGCGGCCATCGGGATTGCCACGGGGCTCCTGGTCCGCCTGCAGATGCGGCGTAGCCGCCGGGCGCGCCCGGAGCGGTCGGAACCGCCCACTCGAGATCCGGCAGGCGGCCATGGTGTCGCACACAGAGCCGACCAGGACCCGAATGCAGAGCCGCGCGGTTGAGATTCGGGGCCGGATTCGATCGGTGATATAATCACCCTCCGAAATCAGAACCCCGGATTTGTGGACCAGGATGATGACCGAAGCCGTTTGGATCGCGTTTGGATTGACCCTGTTCGCGGGGATGGCCACCGGCATCGGCAGCATCATCGCCTTCACCGCCCGGCGGACCGACTACCGGTTCCTGTCGGTGGCCACGGGCTTCTCGGCGGGCGTGATGCTCTATGTCGCGTTCGTGGAGATCTTCCTGAAGGGGACCGAGGCGCTGGTGGCGCGCTACGGCGACTACTGGGGCCACTGGGTGAATGCGGGATCATTCTTCGGCGGCATGCTGCTCATCGGCCTCATCGACAACCTGATCCCAGCCGCCGAAAACCCCCACGAAACTCCGTCCGAGGCGGAGACTCGTCCGCTGCATGATCCCGCCGCGCCCCGGCCGGAATCGCCGGCAGCGGTCGCGCCACCGGCGCAAACCGGGACCGCCAGATCGGCCAACCACCACCACAAGCTTCTGCGGATGGGCCTGTTCACCGCCATCGCCATCGGCATCCACAACTTCCCGGAGGGCCTGGCCACCTTCCTGGCGGCGCTGCAAAACCCGAGTCTTGGCGTGGCCATCGCCGTGGCGGTGGCGCTGCACAATATCCCCGAGGGGATCAGCGTCTCGGTGCCCATCTTCTACGCCACCGGCAACCGGCGGAAAGCTTTCTTCTATTCCTTTG contains:
- the zupT gene encoding zinc transporter ZupT; translated protein: MMTEAVWIAFGLTLFAGMATGIGSIIAFTARRTDYRFLSVATGFSAGVMLYVAFVEIFLKGTEALVARYGDYWGHWVNAGSFFGGMLLIGLIDNLIPAAENPHETPSEAETRPLHDPAAPRPESPAAVAPPAQTGTARSANHHHKLLRMGLFTAIAIGIHNFPEGLATFLAALQNPSLGVAIAVAVALHNIPEGISVSVPIFYATGNRRKAFFYSFASGVAEPVGAVIAYLVLRLVVGGPAGAVPPELMGILFGGVAGIMVYISLDELLPTSRAYGRGHDSLLGLVAGMVVMA